In a genomic window of Pokkaliibacter sp. MBI-7:
- a CDS encoding NAD(P)-dependent oxidoreductase, protein MNVAFIGLGVMGYPMAGHLQKAGHQVAVYNRTQSKAEAWVETYGGTLGVTPAAAAEGADIVFCCVGNDNDLREVILGEQGALKGLKAGAILVDHTTASAEVARELYQAAQQQSSYFLDAPVSGGQAGAENGVLTVMVGGDQEVFDRAEPVIRCFARQARLLGNVGAGQLAKMVNQICIAGIVQGLSEGLHFAKTVGLDAEAVVEVISKGAAQSWQMENRSKTMLEDKFDYGFAVDWMRKDLSIALNEARKQGAHLPLTALVDQFYAEVQSLGGGRWDTSSLIKRLDAFKQR, encoded by the coding sequence ATGAACGTCGCTTTTATCGGGCTGGGTGTAATGGGTTATCCCATGGCTGGGCATTTGCAGAAGGCTGGTCACCAGGTGGCGGTTTATAACAGAACGCAAAGCAAGGCTGAGGCATGGGTGGAAACCTATGGTGGTACGCTAGGCGTCACCCCTGCCGCCGCAGCAGAGGGTGCAGATATCGTGTTCTGTTGTGTGGGTAATGATAACGACCTGCGTGAAGTCATTCTGGGCGAGCAGGGCGCGCTTAAAGGTTTGAAGGCAGGTGCCATTCTGGTCGACCACACAACCGCCTCGGCAGAGGTTGCTCGTGAGTTGTATCAGGCAGCCCAGCAGCAGAGCAGTTATTTTCTTGATGCCCCTGTTTCAGGCGGTCAGGCTGGGGCAGAAAACGGTGTACTGACGGTGATGGTGGGGGGTGACCAGGAGGTATTTGACAGGGCTGAGCCCGTGATTCGCTGTTTTGCCCGTCAGGCTCGTCTGCTAGGAAACGTCGGTGCCGGACAGCTAGCCAAAATGGTCAATCAGATATGCATTGCCGGTATTGTTCAGGGACTATCGGAAGGTTTGCATTTTGCCAAGACGGTAGGTCTGGATGCTGAGGCTGTGGTTGAGGTCATCAGCAAAGGGGCTGCTCAGTCGTGGCAGATGGAAAATCGCTCCAAGACCATGCTGGAAGATAAATTCGATTACGGCTTTGCTGTTGACTGGATGCGCAAGGATCTTTCCATTGCACTCAATGAGGCGCGTAAACAGGGGGCTCATCTGCCGCTGACCGCGTTGGTGGATCAATTCTATGCGGAAGTGCAGAGTCTGGGTGGCGGGCGCTGGGATACATCCAGCCTGATCAAACGGCTGGATGCGTTCAAACAGCGTTGA
- a CDS encoding TlpA disulfide reductase family protein: protein MSWPVRIALSMFMSVLSLQPVSALAADLNDITASAVVTEKGEQPDWSALQGKWLLINFWATWCPPCVQELPALDHLYTALHKDIPFAVVAINLGDQPEQLSAFWQKMAWHPDMPVMSDPDNSLLSALNLSGLPSSWLVNPQGQVVENITGIRPWDAPETVNKIKGLVEGTATP from the coding sequence ATGTCCTGGCCAGTTCGTATCGCCCTGAGCATGTTCATGAGTGTGCTCTCCTTGCAACCGGTCTCTGCTCTGGCAGCGGATCTGAACGACATTACCGCCTCCGCAGTAGTCACTGAAAAGGGTGAGCAGCCCGACTGGTCAGCACTTCAGGGTAAATGGCTGCTGATAAACTTCTGGGCCACGTGGTGCCCACCCTGCGTACAGGAATTACCGGCGTTAGATCATCTCTATACCGCTCTGCATAAAGATATCCCGTTCGCAGTCGTTGCCATTAATCTTGGCGACCAACCTGAACAACTGTCCGCATTCTGGCAAAAGATGGCCTGGCATCCCGATATGCCAGTTATGAGTGATCCGGATAACAGCCTGTTATCCGCACTCAACCTGAGTGGCCTACCCAGCAGCTGGCTAGTAAATCCGCAGGGTCAGGTAGTGGAAAACATCACGGGAATCCGCCCCTGGGATGCGCCAGAGACCGTCAACAAGATCAAGGGACTGGTAGAAGGGACAGCGACACCCTGA
- the mtnN gene encoding 5'-methylthioadenosine/S-adenosylhomocysteine nucleosidase, producing the protein MTAELSGIKSQVRPKVAVIGAMEEEVELLRSLLEQRDTQTYAGYEFSTGVLNGVDVVLLKSGIGKVNAAMSTTLVLERHRPDYVINTGSAGGFDSSLNVGDVVVSSAVYHHDVDVTIFGYAPGQVPGLPAQFMPDDKLVALAKTAIASVNAAEQQIVEGEIATGDSFMNDPERVARTRATFPHMKAVEMEAAAIAQVCHQFSTPFLIIRSLSDIAGKESNISFEQYLPKAARHSAQMVTALLASLSADNS; encoded by the coding sequence ATGACTGCCGAGTTGAGCGGAATCAAGAGCCAGGTGCGCCCGAAGGTCGCGGTGATCGGGGCGATGGAAGAGGAGGTGGAGCTGCTACGTAGCCTGCTCGAACAGCGCGATACCCAGACCTATGCCGGTTACGAGTTCTCCACCGGGGTATTGAATGGCGTGGACGTGGTGCTGCTCAAGTCTGGGATTGGCAAAGTAAACGCGGCCATGTCTACCACGCTGGTACTGGAGCGTCACCGCCCTGATTATGTCATCAATACTGGTTCTGCCGGGGGCTTTGACAGCAGTCTGAATGTGGGTGATGTGGTCGTCTCATCGGCGGTCTATCACCATGATGTGGACGTCACCATCTTCGGTTATGCACCTGGTCAGGTACCAGGCTTGCCTGCTCAGTTCATGCCTGATGATAAGCTGGTGGCACTGGCCAAAACGGCAATCGCCAGTGTGAACGCTGCCGAGCAGCAAATCGTCGAAGGTGAAATTGCGACTGGTGATAGTTTTATGAATGATCCAGAGCGCGTGGCTAGAACCCGAGCAACCTTTCCGCACATGAAGGCGGTGGAGATGGAAGCCGCTGCTATTGCTCAGGTATGCCATCAGTTTAGTACCCCTTTCCTGATCATCCGCTCTCTGTCGGATATTGCAGGCAAGGAGTCCAATATCAGCTTTGAGCAGTATCTGCCCAAAGCGGCCAGGCATTCTGCACAGATGGTCACTGCGCTGTTGGCTTCGTTGTCGGCTGACAACAGCTAA
- the luxS gene encoding S-ribosylhomocysteine lyase: MPLLDSFRVDHTRMNAPAVRVAKSMKTPKGDNITVFDLRFCLPNKEILSEKGIHTLEHLFAGFMRDHLNGEHVEIIDISPMGCRTGFYMSLIGTPSEQQVADAWKAAMEDVTQVQTMQDIPELNEYQCGTYEMHSLTEAQEIARNVVKRGILVNSNDELYLSEDFLKLHS; encoded by the coding sequence ATGCCTCTTTTAGACAGCTTCCGCGTCGACCACACCCGCATGAACGCTCCCGCGGTACGCGTAGCCAAGTCGATGAAGACCCCCAAGGGTGACAACATCACGGTTTTCGATCTGCGTTTCTGCCTGCCCAACAAAGAAATCCTGTCGGAAAAAGGTATCCATACGCTGGAGCATTTGTTCGCCGGCTTTATGCGTGATCACCTGAATGGTGAGCATGTTGAAATTATCGACATTTCACCAATGGGCTGCAGAACAGGTTTCTATATGAGCCTGATCGGCACGCCCAGTGAGCAGCAGGTAGCGGATGCCTGGAAAGCCGCCATGGAAGACGTTACTCAGGTTCAAACCATGCAGGATATTCCCGAGCTGAACGAATATCAGTGTGGCACCTATGAAATGCACTCGCTGACCGAAGCGCAGGAAATCGCTCGTAACGTGGTCAAGCGTGGCATTCTGGTTAACAGCAACGACGAGCTCTATCTGAGCGAAGATTTCTTGAAACTGCACAGCTGA
- the hspQ gene encoding heat shock protein HspQ: MQYRQAKYAIGQIVQHRYLGYRGVIVDVDYAYALDQAVLNEVNANLSNEGKPPLEADQPFYVILSGDTQDHLYISEVNLRDYDDFLDVDHEEIPQYFQSVEQGHYVPKFSVH; encoded by the coding sequence ATGCAATACCGTCAGGCGAAATACGCGATTGGGCAGATTGTACAGCACAGATACCTCGGCTACCGAGGCGTCATCGTGGATGTTGATTATGCCTATGCACTGGATCAGGCCGTGCTGAATGAGGTCAATGCCAATTTGAGTAATGAGGGCAAACCTCCTTTGGAAGCTGATCAGCCTTTCTATGTGATTCTATCCGGCGATACTCAGGACCACTTGTACATATCGGAGGTCAATCTCAGGGATTACGATGATTTCCTTGATGTTGATCATGAGGAAATTCCACAGTACTTCCAGAGCGTTGAACAAGGACATTACGTACCCAAGTTCTCTGTGCACTGA
- a CDS encoding pseudouridine synthase, translating to MVAVYKPADMLVHRSFRSPGETEFVLQTVRNQLCQHVFPVHRLDRPTAGVMVFAFNSEVARLLTEQFTAGEVSKHYLAVTRGHVGEAGYIDHPLTVEDDDYDDPRTSKNKEPQEAKTSYSPLAQVTLPIPVGRYPEARYSLVHLQPHTGRQHQLRRHMKHIFHPIVGDTTHGEGRHNRLFRDHFNWHRLALLAIGMRLSHPLTGIPLSLTTLPDEDAMTLFSKLGWNFPALMPIN from the coding sequence ATGGTTGCTGTCTATAAGCCAGCTGACATGCTGGTGCATCGATCTTTTCGTTCACCGGGCGAGACAGAGTTTGTGCTGCAAACAGTGCGTAACCAATTGTGTCAGCATGTGTTTCCGGTGCATCGGCTGGACCGGCCAACGGCTGGCGTTATGGTGTTTGCATTCAATTCTGAGGTAGCACGTCTGCTTACTGAGCAATTCACCGCAGGGGAGGTCAGCAAGCATTATCTGGCTGTAACACGGGGGCATGTTGGTGAAGCTGGCTATATTGATCATCCACTGACGGTGGAAGATGACGACTATGACGACCCCCGAACCAGCAAGAATAAGGAGCCGCAAGAAGCCAAAACCAGTTATTCGCCGCTGGCTCAGGTGACATTGCCTATTCCTGTTGGTCGATACCCGGAAGCGCGTTACAGCCTTGTGCATCTGCAGCCTCATACAGGCCGACAACACCAGTTGCGCCGCCACATGAAGCACATATTTCACCCTATTGTTGGCGATACGACTCATGGTGAGGGGCGCCATAACAGGCTGTTCAGAGATCATTTCAACTGGCACAGGCTGGCGTTACTTGCCATCGGCATGCGTCTGTCACACCCGTTGACAGGCATACCGTTGAGTCTAACAACACTGCCAGATGAAGACGCAATGACGCTTTTTTCAAAATTGGGCTGGAATTTTCCCGCGTTAATGCCGATTAATTAA
- a CDS encoding Bax inhibitor-1/YccA family protein: MPIRSVPHSQVLSTPVANKAIRNTYTLLSMTLVFSAVCAAISTSMQVGLHPLLNLVIMIGLLFAIQWQRNSVIALPLTFAFTGFAGFTLGPVLNMYLAMANGGEIIMTALGLTGIIFAGLSAYALTTRKDFSFMRGFLLVGILAVVGAGIANMFLHMPGLQLAIAAAAVIVFSGFILYDTSNMIHSGETNYVLMTVSQFLNILNLFTALLQLVGAFSSDD, encoded by the coding sequence ATGCCTATTAGATCCGTTCCCCACTCGCAAGTGTTGTCAACGCCGGTTGCCAACAAGGCGATTCGTAACACCTACACCCTGCTGTCAATGACACTGGTGTTCAGTGCCGTTTGCGCAGCAATTTCCACTTCAATGCAGGTTGGCCTGCACCCCTTGCTTAATCTGGTCATCATGATTGGCTTGTTGTTTGCCATTCAGTGGCAGCGCAACTCCGTCATCGCATTGCCACTGACCTTTGCCTTCACTGGCTTTGCGGGCTTCACGCTTGGCCCAGTGCTCAACATGTACCTAGCGATGGCCAACGGCGGTGAAATCATCATGACCGCGCTGGGCCTGACTGGAATCATCTTTGCTGGCCTGTCTGCCTATGCACTCACCACTCGCAAGGACTTCAGCTTTATGCGCGGATTCCTGCTGGTGGGTATTCTGGCGGTCGTTGGCGCAGGCATCGCAAATATGTTCCTGCACATGCCTGGCTTGCAGCTGGCCATTGCAGCGGCAGCGGTTATCGTGTTCTCCGGTTTCATTCTGTATGACACCAGCAACATGATTCACAGCGGTGAAACCAACTATGTGCTGATGACTGTCAGCCAGTTTCTGAACATCCTCAACCTGTTTACAGCTCTGCTGCAACTGGTTGGTGCGTTCAGCAGCGACGACTGA
- the tusD gene encoding sulfurtransferase complex subunit TusD → MKYALLVNGAPLDSQAARSALYFSQALLERGHHLLRVFFYGAGVQLGNGLQISAQDESNLLGDWQALALAGNTELVLCIAAAQRRGILSAAEALRHGRPPVEMLATGFTLAGLGTLVDAALDVDRLVTFQG, encoded by the coding sequence ATGAAGTATGCTCTACTGGTAAATGGCGCGCCCCTGGACTCCCAGGCGGCGCGTTCTGCACTGTATTTCAGCCAGGCTCTGCTTGAGCGGGGACATCATCTGCTTCGCGTATTTTTCTATGGTGCCGGTGTACAGTTAGGTAACGGACTGCAAATCAGCGCTCAGGATGAAAGCAATCTCCTTGGCGACTGGCAGGCTTTGGCGTTAGCAGGCAATACAGAGCTGGTGCTCTGTATTGCCGCTGCACAACGAAGAGGAATATTGTCAGCAGCAGAAGCTCTGCGACATGGCAGACCCCCCGTAGAAATGCTGGCAACGGGCTTTACGTTAGCGGGTTTGGGTACGTTGGTAGATGCTGCACTGGATGTTGACCGCTTGGTTACTTTCCAGGGCTGA
- the tusC gene encoding sulfurtransferase complex subunit TusC, giving the protein MHLAFLLRHPPYSKQHAREGLEAALAAAAFGQEVSLYFMGDGVLQLLPEQKAVQLAAKDTSKMLQALDMYDIENVYVDRTSLQTRGIAEDALAIKCTAVDSKQIRQQLATAQQVFCF; this is encoded by the coding sequence ATGCACCTTGCCTTCCTATTGCGCCACCCCCCCTATTCGAAGCAGCATGCACGCGAAGGCCTTGAGGCCGCGCTGGCTGCTGCAGCCTTCGGCCAAGAAGTCAGCCTGTATTTTATGGGTGATGGTGTACTGCAGCTACTTCCGGAGCAGAAGGCTGTGCAGCTGGCTGCCAAAGATACCTCAAAGATGCTGCAGGCACTGGACATGTACGACATAGAAAATGTCTATGTTGACCGAACCAGCCTCCAGACCAGAGGTATCGCTGAAGATGCACTTGCCATCAAGTGTACTGCTGTCGACAGCAAGCAAATACGTCAACAACTGGCTACAGCACAGCAGGTGTTTTGCTTCTAG
- the tusB gene encoding sulfurtransferase complex subunit TusB, translating into MLHIINKATPDASLEQCRALIDPQQDAVLLMADGVLSALASYAYWPQSLAVFALSRDIEARAINAYLAPHIQIIDDAGFVTLTEQHAQSISW; encoded by the coding sequence ATGCTACATATCATCAATAAAGCGACTCCAGATGCCAGTCTTGAGCAATGTCGCGCCCTGATAGACCCGCAGCAGGACGCAGTATTGCTTATGGCCGATGGTGTCCTCTCGGCACTGGCCAGCTATGCGTACTGGCCACAAAGCCTTGCTGTATTTGCACTCTCTCGCGATATTGAAGCACGTGCCATTAACGCCTATCTGGCACCACACATTCAGATTATTGACGATGCTGGCTTTGTCACATTGACCGAACAGCATGCTCAATCGATTAGCTGGTAA
- a CDS encoding TusE/DsrC/DsvC family sulfur relay protein, whose product MLNRLAGNPTNLTMTTLATDPEGYLINLDDWSTEAANTLAHSAGIKLTEAHWEVLFLLREFYTEYGISPATRPFVKAVALKLGKEKGNSMYLMTLFSESPAKLAAKLAGLPKPTNCL is encoded by the coding sequence ATGCTCAATCGATTAGCTGGTAACCCCACTAACCTCACTATGACAACGCTTGCTACTGACCCTGAAGGCTATTTAATCAATCTCGACGACTGGTCCACTGAGGCCGCCAATACGTTGGCGCATTCCGCAGGCATTAAGTTGACTGAAGCACACTGGGAGGTTCTCTTTTTATTGAGAGAGTTTTACACAGAATATGGCATATCCCCTGCCACTCGCCCCTTTGTCAAAGCTGTTGCACTAAAACTGGGTAAAGAGAAAGGCAACAGTATGTATCTGATGACGCTGTTCTCTGAAAGCCCAGCCAAGTTAGCAGCAAAGCTCGCGGGCCTGCCCAAACCAACAAACTGCTTATAA
- a CDS encoding MFS transporter, with amino-acid sequence MALASLTGVIPPLFSLVIFTLGHGLLTTLLTLRLSAEHVDPQAIGMVSAAYFAGLFTGSFFNARIIVRVGHIRAYAAYASILATLAILHGLFIDPTIWTGLRFIGGIATSGLFVVIESWMLVSSSPQTRGQILAFYMILLYGALAVAQLLLKYIDPMILVPFAMTAMAASLSVVPLSLTRVASPTLEITQGISFFKLVKLTPSGAFGSFTSGMVLGSIYGLMPLFFTDTGHSLNQVANLMAVLILGGMTLQYPVGRLSDKMDRRVVLTILCCCLTIASLTLVFGTEKGSYYTQAGLIFLFGGLAFSLYPMSLSHACDELAPDQVISANQGLLLSYSIGAVIGPLLAPVAMSVFGPKGLFIYFCIVSGVLAGFLLWRKRVRAPVPLAEHQNFITVPPNSPVTAELDPRADVNQTDTEAGEEHWPTGH; translated from the coding sequence ATGGCACTCGCGTCGTTGACGGGCGTAATCCCGCCGCTTTTCAGCCTAGTCATATTCACTCTCGGTCATGGTCTCCTAACGACTCTATTGACCCTTCGTTTGTCTGCAGAGCATGTAGATCCCCAGGCTATCGGCATGGTCTCTGCAGCGTACTTTGCCGGACTATTTACCGGCTCGTTCTTCAACGCTCGCATTATTGTCCGCGTAGGCCACATTCGCGCCTATGCCGCTTATGCTTCGATTCTGGCAACGCTAGCCATTCTCCACGGGCTATTTATTGACCCCACCATCTGGACCGGCTTGCGCTTTATCGGTGGTATTGCGACCAGTGGCCTGTTTGTCGTGATCGAGTCCTGGATGCTGGTATCCAGCAGCCCCCAGACTCGCGGTCAAATTCTGGCGTTCTATATGATCCTGCTTTATGGAGCCCTGGCCGTCGCCCAACTGTTATTGAAATATATTGACCCGATGATTCTGGTCCCATTTGCCATGACGGCCATGGCGGCTTCCTTGTCGGTGGTACCACTGTCTCTTACCCGGGTTGCCTCACCGACACTGGAAATCACGCAGGGCATAAGCTTCTTCAAACTGGTCAAACTGACGCCTTCAGGCGCGTTTGGCAGTTTTACGTCCGGTATGGTGCTGGGCAGCATCTACGGTCTTATGCCCCTGTTTTTCACTGATACCGGCCACTCACTGAATCAGGTGGCTAACTTGATGGCAGTTCTTATTCTTGGTGGGATGACATTGCAGTACCCCGTCGGACGACTCTCGGACAAGATGGACCGGCGAGTGGTCCTGACGATTCTGTGCTGTTGCCTGACGATTGCCAGTCTGACTCTGGTGTTTGGTACGGAGAAAGGCAGCTATTACACTCAAGCGGGTCTGATCTTCCTGTTTGGCGGTCTGGCATTTTCACTCTATCCGATGAGCCTGAGCCACGCCTGTGATGAACTGGCACCTGATCAGGTCATCAGTGCCAACCAGGGCTTGTTACTGTCCTATAGTATCGGCGCAGTGATTGGGCCATTACTTGCGCCGGTCGCAATGAGCGTATTTGGGCCGAAAGGCTTGTTCATCTACTTTTGTATCGTCAGTGGCGTGCTTGCAGGCTTTCTGCTCTGGCGCAAGAGAGTGCGTGCGCCGGTCCCGCTCGCAGAACATCAGAACTTCATTACCGTACCGCCGAACTCACCCGTCACTGCTGAGCTTGATCCTCGCGCCGACGTCAATCAAACCGACACCGAGGCAGGCGAAGAGCACTGGCCGACCGGGCATTGA
- the aceK gene encoding bifunctional isocitrate dehydrogenase kinase/phosphatase translates to MILTSQETHDRIAHIVLQGFDRYRSKFRKITSGARARFENADWYAAQKAAADRINLYDLAVSDVVDLIQCSVSSSILKPDNWPMVKQCYIQQITGRTDYELAETFFNSIYCRLFKHLVMEHEGMFIHTSLPGVKSKTGIPITNIYALGGEGLVGLLDEILDDHIFTLPWENKRRDIRNIIKHLELTLPRAVWRSNQVKVEVLNSVFYRNKASYLVGRIESEGMIIPFVLAIMNNEKGRVYIDTLLMDRDDVSILFSFTRSYFLVDVPVPAEYVRFLQALMPSKSEAELYSSIGFFKHGKTEFYREFLRHLDTSADEFVSAPGIKGMVMAVFTLPSYPVVFKIIKDYFAPPKEVSRVTVMEKYELVKRHDRVGRMADTQEFSNFVFPRHRFADSLLQELQEVAASNLIIDEYTVTIRHLYTERRMTPLNLYLQSCTEKQCLDVLDEYGNALKQLAAANIFAGDMLLKNFGVTRHGRVVFYDYDEISYLTEVNFRAIPEAAYPEQEMSGEPWYSVGPNDVFPEEFPRFLFADVRIRKLFNDMHGNLFTPEYWQGLQAAIREGRVMSVYPYRRKKRFPRNELAASEQLE, encoded by the coding sequence ATGATCCTAACATCACAAGAAACACATGACCGCATTGCCCATATCGTTCTGCAGGGGTTTGACCGGTATCGTTCTAAGTTCCGCAAAATCACTTCCGGTGCCCGCGCCAGGTTTGAGAACGCGGATTGGTACGCAGCTCAGAAAGCGGCTGCAGACCGAATTAATCTTTATGATCTGGCAGTCAGTGATGTGGTCGACCTCATTCAATGTAGTGTCAGTTCATCAATACTCAAGCCTGATAACTGGCCTATGGTCAAGCAGTGTTACATTCAGCAAATAACGGGACGTACTGATTACGAGTTAGCAGAGACATTCTTCAACTCCATTTACTGTCGCCTTTTTAAGCATCTGGTCATGGAGCATGAGGGGATGTTTATCCATACTTCCTTGCCTGGTGTGAAGTCTAAGACTGGTATTCCCATTACCAATATCTATGCTTTAGGAGGTGAGGGGCTGGTAGGGTTATTAGATGAGATATTGGATGATCATATCTTTACCCTTCCCTGGGAGAATAAGCGCAGAGATATTCGCAACATAATTAAACACCTTGAACTCACTTTACCTCGTGCCGTATGGCGCAGTAATCAAGTCAAGGTTGAGGTATTGAACTCCGTCTTTTATCGCAACAAGGCATCCTATCTGGTTGGTCGAATAGAGTCCGAAGGAATGATCATTCCCTTTGTGCTGGCGATCATGAATAACGAAAAAGGGCGGGTATATATCGATACGCTGCTTATGGATCGTGATGATGTCAGTATTTTGTTCAGCTTTACGCGATCATATTTTCTGGTTGATGTTCCGGTGCCTGCAGAATACGTCCGTTTTTTACAGGCGCTAATGCCGTCCAAGAGCGAAGCGGAGCTGTACTCCTCCATTGGCTTTTTCAAACATGGGAAAACCGAGTTTTACCGCGAGTTCTTGCGTCACCTTGACACCTCTGCTGATGAGTTTGTCAGTGCTCCTGGTATCAAGGGAATGGTGATGGCGGTATTTACGCTACCTTCGTATCCCGTGGTCTTCAAGATAATCAAGGACTACTTTGCGCCACCTAAAGAGGTTAGCAGAGTTACTGTGATGGAGAAGTACGAGCTGGTTAAACGTCATGATCGTGTTGGGCGCATGGCAGATACACAAGAGTTTTCTAACTTCGTTTTTCCTCGTCATCGCTTTGCGGACAGCCTGTTGCAGGAGTTGCAGGAAGTCGCTGCATCAAACCTGATTATCGATGAATATACGGTAACTATTCGTCATTTATATACTGAACGAAGAATGACGCCTCTGAATCTCTATTTGCAAAGCTGCACTGAGAAACAGTGTCTGGATGTTTTAGATGAGTACGGTAATGCACTCAAACAGCTTGCAGCGGCAAATATTTTCGCTGGTGATATGTTACTCAAAAATTTTGGCGTGACACGGCATGGGCGAGTCGTGTTCTATGACTACGATGAAATCAGCTATCTCACCGAGGTCAATTTCCGGGCTATTCCCGAAGCCGCTTATCCAGAGCAGGAAATGTCAGGAGAGCCCTGGTACTCGGTTGGGCCAAATGACGTCTTTCCGGAAGAGTTCCCCCGTTTCCTGTTTGCGGATGTGCGTATCAGGAAGTTGTTTAACGACATGCATGGCAACCTTTTTACTCCAGAGTATTGGCAGGGGTTGCAAGCCGCTATACGGGAGGGAAGGGTAATGAGTGTCTATCCTTATCGTCGTAAAAAGCGTTTTCCACGCAACGAGCTGGCTGCCTCAGAGCAGTTGGAGTAA
- a CDS encoding DNA starvation/stationary phase protection protein: MDKMEKINIGISDNDREAIAGGLASLLADTYTLYLQTHNFHWNVTGPQFRTLHLMFEEQYTEMATAVDEIAERIRALGMRAPGTYKEFSKLTKLEERDNVTDAKEMTKLLVLGHETVVRTCRQILPVAQEAADEASADLLVGRMALHEKTAWMLRALLE; encoded by the coding sequence ATGGACAAGATGGAAAAAATTAACATTGGAATCAGTGATAACGACCGTGAAGCCATTGCTGGTGGACTGGCCAGCCTACTGGCAGATACCTACACCCTTTATCTGCAGACACATAACTTTCACTGGAACGTGACAGGCCCTCAGTTTCGTACTCTGCACCTGATGTTTGAAGAACAGTACACAGAAATGGCGACCGCAGTAGATGAAATTGCCGAGCGGATCAGAGCACTGGGCATGCGCGCCCCAGGCACATACAAAGAGTTCAGCAAGCTCACCAAGCTCGAAGAGCGCGACAATGTCACTGACGCCAAAGAAATGACCAAACTGCTGGTATTGGGACACGAAACCGTGGTTCGCACTTGTCGCCAAATTTTGCCTGTTGCTCAGGAAGCAGCCGATGAAGCCAGTGCAGACTTGCTAGTAGGTCGTATGGCATTGCATGAAAAAACAGCCTGGATGCTGCGTGCGTTGCTTGAATAA